The following is a genomic window from Candidatus Nanopelagicales bacterium.
CATCGCCCGGGTGCATCCGTCGCTGGTTAGTGGCCCCGCCTTGGTGCACGTGGACGCCTACCGCCTTTCGGGAATCGGCGATGTCGATGAGCTCGACCTGGACGAGTCGATCGATGCGTCGGTCACCGTCGTGGAGTGGGGAGTTGGCAAGGCCGAGCAGTTGGCCGATTCGGTGCTGACGATTCGAATTGAGCGGGCAGTCGGTGAGGTCGTGACTGCCGACCAGGAGGTTCGGAATGTCTCGATCACCAGCCCGACGTCAGGCTGGGCTGCCCGACTCGCGGAGCTGGCCACGTAGCCTGACCACATGTTGGTGCTGGCGCTGGATTCCGCAACGTCCGCCCCGTGCGTCGGTGTGGTCTCTGGCGACGGGTCCGTCCGGATTGAGGCAACCGGATTGGAGGGAATTGCCGGAGAAGTTCTGCTCCCCGCAGTCGACTCCTTGCTGATTCAAGCCGGTATTGAGAAGCACTCGCTCACCCATGTCGCGGTGGGGGTTGGACCGGGGCCCTACACCTCCACGCGGGTTGGGGTCATGGTGGCCACGACGATCGCCCACGCACTGTCGATTCCGATTGCGGGCATTTGCACCCACGATGCGATCGCGGCTGCGGTGGTGTCCCAGACCCTGCCGACCGTCGATTTTGGGGTTGCCACCGATGCACGCCGCCGCGAGACTTATTGGGCGCGCTACGACTGCAGGGGTGCTCGCCGAACTGGCCCGGTCGTGACCAAACCGGCCGAGATGCTGGAGCGAGCCGATCTGGCAGCCTGGGCCGGTGATGGCCTCGACCGAAATCCGGAACTGGTTCGCGAGCACCGGGTGACCGTCATCGCCGATACCTTGCCGCAGGCAACAATCCTGGCCGATCTGGCGATCGCAGCGTGGCGCGCTGGGGAAGAGCCGGGCAGCGAACTCCCACCGACGACCGAGCATGGCAACGATGGGGCTGGCCTCGTCAGTGCCCAGCGAACCCTGCTGCCGCCACATCCGATCTATCTACGTCGACCGGATGCCAAGCCCCAACAGCTGCCAGCGAATCAATCGGCTGGACAGCGGTGATCACCGGCAGCTCCCTGCGGCCCATGCACTGGCGCGATATCGCCACGGCCGTGCGGTGGGAGGCCGAGATCTTTGGCGCGGATGCCTGGAGTGCCGAGACACTGTGGAGCGAACTGGCCGGGGTTCCCGATCAGCGCGTGTATATGGTTTCGCAGCATGACGATCAGCTCCAGGGCTACGCCGGGTTGGTCCTCACGGGTGCCGAATGCGATGTCGCAACCGTTGTGGTTGGCCACCAGGCTCGCGGTCGTGGCATTGGCCGCGCGCTGCTGGTGAACCTGCTGGCTCAGGCCACCTCGCTCGGAGCAATGCGATGCCATTTGGAGGTGCGTGCCGATAACGCTGCCGCCATCGATCTCTACCGCAGCCTCGGATTCAGTGTCGTCGGGCAGCGCGAGGGCTACTACCGGGACGGAACGGCGGCCATGACCATGAGCCTGGAACTGCCCGTGGGTGTGGCGGGCGCCGGAACGGACGTGAACGCGTGAT
Proteins encoded in this region:
- the tsaE gene encoding tRNA (adenosine(37)-N6)-threonylcarbamoyltransferase complex ATPase subunit type 1 TsaE — protein: MERRFEVATPETMEALGRRIGRLLRAGDLVVLDGALGAGKTTLVRGIGVGLGVRGPISSPTFVIARVHPSLVSGPALVHVDAYRLSGIGDVDELDLDESIDASVTVVEWGVGKAEQLADSVLTIRIERAVGEVVTADQEVRNVSITSPTSGWAARLAELAT
- the tsaB gene encoding tRNA (adenosine(37)-N6)-threonylcarbamoyltransferase complex dimerization subunit type 1 TsaB, whose protein sequence is MLVLALDSATSAPCVGVVSGDGSVRIEATGLEGIAGEVLLPAVDSLLIQAGIEKHSLTHVAVGVGPGPYTSTRVGVMVATTIAHALSIPIAGICTHDAIAAAVVSQTLPTVDFGVATDARRRETYWARYDCRGARRTGPVVTKPAEMLERADLAAWAGDGLDRNPELVREHRVTVIADTLPQATILADLAIAAWRAGEEPGSELPPTTEHGNDGAGLVSAQRTLLPPHPIYLRRPDAKPQQLPANQSAGQR
- the rimI gene encoding ribosomal protein S18-alanine N-acetyltransferase, which encodes MHWRDIATAVRWEAEIFGADAWSAETLWSELAGVPDQRVYMVSQHDDQLQGYAGLVLTGAECDVATVVVGHQARGRGIGRALLVNLLAQATSLGAMRCHLEVRADNAAAIDLYRSLGFSVVGQREGYYRDGTAAMTMSLELPVGVAGAGTDVNA